Proteins found in one Takifugu rubripes chromosome 15, fTakRub1.2, whole genome shotgun sequence genomic segment:
- the LOC105417468 gene encoding solute carrier family 22 member 5-like — MVFVEIGIHAVSDFLLIFSPSWTFFCCMYFLVGLGNTFSYSSTFVLGSELLSPRLRKTFATLGVNLGFAVGYMMLPLLAFLIRDWRMLLVALALPNLLYIPFWWYIPESPRWLVSCGKIEEAEAIIRAAAKKNNVKPPTVIFTPLQKDIQSPPRSPPNICELVSSRNVCGISVTLWLLWPTVTITYLGVSLNTGNLHGNAFLNCFLSALVEIPAYFLSWVFFRWCSRRVTVFSTLCMAGMFLLIIQLIPADLIQHPPLPQLSLLCCYPSHCLCPQSTVTPVPHPPLL; from the exons ATGGTTTTTGTGGAAATTGGAATCCACGCAGTCTCCGACTTCCTTCTGATCTTCTCTCCGTCCTGGACCTTCTTCTGCTGCATGTACTTTCTCGTTGGCTTGGGCAACACCTTCAGTTACTCCAGCACATTCGTGCTAG GATCGGAGCTTTTATCGCCACGGTTACGCAAAACATTCGCCACGCTGGGCGTGAATCTGGGCTTTGCTGTTGGCTACAtgatgctgccgctgctggcGTTCTTGATTAGAGACTGGAGGATGCTCCTGGTGGCTCTTGCGCTGCCAAACCTACTCTATATACCTTTTTGGTG GTACATCCCTGAGTCTCCTCGGTGGCTGGTGTCCTGCGGGAAAATTGAAGAGGCCGAAGCGATCATCAGAGCTGCCGCAAAGAAAAACAACGTCAAGCCTCCAACGGTCATTTTTACGCCTTTACAG AAAGACATCCAGTCTCCTCCAAGAAGCCCCCCAAACATCTGCGAACTGGTCAGTTCACGGAACGTCTGCGGGATCTCCGTCAcgctgtggctgctgtg GCCCACCGTCACCATTACCTACTTGGGCGTTTCGCTGAACACCGGGAACCTTCACGGCAATGCATTCTTgaactgcttcctgtcagcgCTGGTTGAGATTCCAGCCTACTTTTTATCTTGGGTGTTTTTCCGCTGGTGTTCCAGACGGGTGACGGTTTTCTCAACGCTGTGCATGGCAGGAATGTTCCTGCTCATAATACAGCTGATACCAGCAG ATTTGATTCAGCACCCACCTCTCCCCCAGctcagtctcctctgctgctaccccagccactgtctgtgcccccaatCCACTGTTACTCCTGTCCCCCATCCCCCTCTCTTATGA
- the LOC101066243 gene encoding solute carrier family 22 member 5-like, which yields MMNYESVVAFVGQWRCFQKLIFFLLCTSIVPNGLVSFNIVFVGDNPDHHCRIPEVNLTQEWLNATIPEKVVNGKLGRSKCSRYRLDVIRNLSDQGLVPGRDVNLTSLEQEGCLDGWTYSKETYQSTIVTEFDLVCSNQWKAPLTSTIYLLGLLVGALITGPLSDRFGRKPVFCALMAVQAFCIMLQVFSVSWTMFSIVSCITGIGHVGSYISCFVMGTEILTGKVRVLFSSLGISLSFAMGYMLLPLFAYFLRDWKSLLFAIFPAHFMSLFLWWFVPESPRWLLSQGRVAEADAILRKVARMNNVEAPEIIFDETTLTKEKTTTRVQHNVFDLVKTRHIRKITLIICLVWFTLRFGYYGLTLNTSQLHANPYISCFMSAAIEIPAYVFAWLALQYCRRRPVTILVFFTGSLALFLIQLVPEHLSGLAVALELMGKFTFTAGVCLLYVYGAEIYPTVLRSTATGTCGILSRVGSSVAPFLFSIGDSFEYLPYILLGTLTLATGVASFFLPETFGKQLPQSIEEMPKARSLKCPMKTKKDPPKVISESPL from the exons ATGATGAATTATGAAAGCGTCGTTGCTTTTGTGGGTCAGTGGAGATGCTTCCagaaactgattttttttctcctttgcaCCAGCATTGTGCCAAATGGACTTGTGTCGTTCAATATTGTTTTTGTGGGCGACAATCCTGATCACCATTGCCGGATTCCCGAGGTCAACCTCACCCAGGAATGGTTAAATGCCACTATCCCAGAAAAG GTAGTGAACGGGAAATTAGGACGCAGCAAATGCAGCAGATACCGGCTGGATGTGATCAGAAATCTGTCCGATCAGGGCCTGGTACCAGGCAGAGATGTCAACCTCACAAGCCTGGAGCAGGAGGGCTGTTTGGATGGTTGGACCTACAGTAAAGAAACCTACCAGTCGACCATAGTTACTGAG TTTGACCTGGTCTGTAGCAACCAGTGGAAGGCACCACTCACCTCCACTATTTACCTCCTGGGATTATTGGTGGGAGCCTTGATCACGGGGCCGCTCTCAGACAG GTTTGGCCGGAAACCTGTTTTCTGTGCACTGATGGCCGTCCAGGCATTCTGTATAATGCTTCAagtcttttcagtttcttggacAATGTTCTCCATCGTTTCCTGCATTACGGGCATAGGACACGTTGGTTCttacatttcctgttttgtgaTGG GAACGGAAATCTTGACTGGCAAAGTTCGAGTCCTCTTTTCATCGTTGGGTATAAGTCTAAGCTTTGCGATGGGCTACatgctcctccctctctttgcaTACTTTTTAAGGGATTGGAAATCTCTCCTATTTGCTATTTTTCCGGCACACTTCATGAGCCTTTTCTTGTGGTG GTTTGTCCCAGAGTCTCCACGATGGCTGCTCTCTCAGGGCAGAGTCGCAGAAGCAGATGCCATACTGAGAAAAGTGGCCAGGATGAACAACGTTGAGGCTCCCGAGATCATCTTTGATGAAACGACACTT ACGAAAGAGAAAACGACCACCCGCGTGCAACACAATGTCTTTGACCTGGTGAAGACGCGACACATCAGAAAGATAACTCTGATTATTTGCCTGGTGTG GTTTACCCTGAGGTTTGGATATTACGGCTTGACACTGAACACGTCCCAGCTTCACGCTAACCCTTATATCAGCTGTTTCATGTCTGCCGCTATCGAGATTCCGGCGTACGTCTTTGCATGGCTGGCGTTGCAGTACTGTCGACGGCGACCAGTAACCATCCTGGTCTTCTTCACTGGCTCATTGGCACTGTTCCTCATTCAACTGGTGCCTGAAC atcTATCTGGTCTTGCTGTGGCTCTGGAGTTGATGGGTAAATTTACTTTCACAGCAGGTGTATGCCTGCTGTATGTCTACGGAGCAGAAATATACCCAACAGTGCTGAGGAGCACAGCGACAGGGACATGCGGAATCCTCTCCAGAGTGGGAAGCAGCGTTGCACCTTTTTTGTTTAGCATTG GTGATTCCTTTGAGTATCTGCCCTATATCCTCCTGGGTACTCTGACTTTGGCGACTGGCGTcgcttctttctttctgccagAGACCTTTGGAAAACAACTGCCTCAGTCCATTGAAGAGATGCCCAAGGCAAGAAG CTTAAAGTGCCccatgaaaacaaagaaagaccCCCCTAAGGTCATCAGTGAAAGTCCTCTCTGA
- the LOC101074728 gene encoding solute carrier family 22 member 5-like, with translation MTDYDSATAFLGEWGRFQKQVFYLLCLRAIPCGYTALSVVFLAGSPHHHCLVPPQANLTPAWENSSIPLEERSGGGAPERSFCSRYKLTEVQRFSDRGLLPADVNWSTVATEGCLDGWQYDQSIYASTVVSEWDLVCDYKWKKPLTTSVFFCGVLSGAFICGQLADRYGRKLMVFVGMGIHAVSNFLLIFSPSWTFFCCMYFLVGLGNTFSYSSTFVLGSELLSPRLRKTFATLGVNLGFAVGYMMLPLLAFLIRDWRMLLVALALPNLLYIPFWWYIPESPRWLVSCGKIEEAEAIIRAAAKKNNVKPPTVIFTPLQKDIQSPPRSPPNICELVSSRNVCGISVTLWLLWPTVTITYLGVSLNTGNLHGNAFLNCFLSALVEIPAYFLSWVFFRWCSRRVTVFSTLCMAGMFLLIIQLIPSELIYVAIGLEMMAKFAVTVAFSIVYGYTVELYPTVLRTTALGSCSMMGKIGSIVAPYFIYLRSYSVSLPYILIGCLAVLLALLSLLLPESHGKPLPDLLDQMQSFPGCRKKQYRLTSTREKEDTAERASPAN, from the exons ATGACGGACTACGACTCCGCCACCGCCTTCCTGGGGGAATGGGGCCGTTTCCAGAAGCAGGTCTTTTACCTCCTGTGCCTGCGGGCCATCCCCTGCGGCTACACCGCACTGTCCGTGGTCTTTCTGGCTGGCAGCCCGCACCACCACTGTCTCGTCCCCCCGCAAGCCAACCTGACACCTGCGTGGGAGAACAGCAGCATtccgctggaggagagaagcggcggcggcgctccggaGCGCAGCTTCTGCTCCAGATACAAACTTACAGAGGTGCAGCGTTTTTCCGACAGGGGCTTGCTGCCCGCTGATGTTAACTGGTCTACCGTTGCAACAGAGGGCTGTTTGGACGGATGGCAGTACGATCAGAGCATCTACGCATCGACGGTGGTGTCTGAG TGGGACCTTGTGTGTGATTACAAGTGGAAGAAACCTCTGACTAcctctgtcttcttctgtggtgttctaAGTGGTGCTTTCATTTGTGGACAACTTGCTGACAG GTACGGGAGGAAACTCATGGTTTTTGTGGGAATGGGAATCCACGCAGTCTCCAACTTCCTTCTGATCTTCTCTCCGTCCTGGACCTTCTTCTGCTGCATGTACTTTCTCGTTGGCTTGGGCAACACCTTCAGTTACTCCAGCACATTCGTGCTAG GATCGGAGCTTTTATCGCCGAGGTTACGCAAAACATTCGCCACGCTGGGCGTGAATCTGGGCTTTGCTGTTGGCTACAtgatgctgccgctgctggcGTTCTTGATTAGAGACTGGAGGATGCTCCTGGTGGCTCTTGCGCTGCCAAACCTACTCTATATACCTTTTTGGTG GTACATCCCTGAGTCTCCTCGGTGGCTGGTGTCCTGCGGGAAAATTGAAGAGGCCGAAGCGATCATCAGAGCTGCCGCAAAGAAAAACAACGTCAAGCCTCCAACGGTCATTTTTACGCCTTTACAG AAAGACATCCAGTCTCCTCCAAGAAGCCCCCCAAACATCTGCGAACTGGTCAGTTCACGGAACGTCTGCGGGATCTCCGTCAcgctgtggctgctgtg GCCCACCGTCACCATTACCTACTTGGGCGTTTCGCTGAACACCGGGAACCTTCACGGCAATGCATTCTTgaactgcttcctgtcagcgCTGGTTGAGATTCCAGCCTACTTTTTATCTTGGGTGTTTTTCCGCTGGTGTTCCAGACGGGTGACGGTTTTCTCAACGCTGTGCATGGCAGGAATGTTCCTGCTCATAATACAGCTGATACCATCAG AACTGATCTATGTAGCCATAGGACTGGAGATGATGGCCAAGTTTGCTGTGACAGTAGCCTTTTCTATCGTGTACGGATACACAGTGGAGCTCTACCCAACCGTGCTGAGAACTACGGCCTTGGGCAGCTGCTCTATGATGGGCAAAATAGGCAGCATCGTTGCCCCTTATTTTATCTACCTAC gaagCTATTCCGTTTCACTGCCGTACATCCTCATTGGATGCCTCGCTGTCCTGCTGGCGTTGCTAAGCCTCCTACTGCCTGAAAGCCATGGAAAGCCCCTGCCGGACTTGCTCGATCAAATGCAAAGTTTTCCTGG CTGTAGGAAGAAACAGTACAGACTCACGTCCACCCGCGAGAAGGAGGACACAGCAGAAAGGGCGTCTCCTGCAAACTGA